The following are from one region of the Cytobacillus firmus genome:
- a CDS encoding 1,4-dihydroxy-2-naphthoate polyprenyltransferase: protein MQPQAQTNFPPASSSKNWRVWWQLTRPHTLTAAFVPVLLGTALAMELTEINFSLFFAMLAASLLIQAATNMFNEYYDFKRGLDTEDSVGIGGAIVREGIKPKTVLNLAFGLYGISILLGFYICMNTSWWIAAIGLASMAVGYLYTGGPLPIAYTPFGELFAGFFMGMLIILISFYIQAGTVTATSVLVSFPILILVGAILLANNIRDLDGDKKFGRKTLAILLGKKGAINLLAGMFIVSYAWVFILIAISIITPWLAIVVLSAPKAIKATKGFIGNTLPMQMMPAMKATAQTNTIFGFLLSVGLFLGYLL, encoded by the coding sequence ATGCAACCACAAGCACAGACCAATTTTCCGCCTGCTTCGAGCTCAAAGAACTGGAGAGTCTGGTGGCAGCTGACCAGGCCGCATACTTTGACCGCTGCTTTTGTTCCCGTTTTACTTGGAACAGCTCTTGCAATGGAACTTACCGAAATAAATTTCAGCCTGTTTTTTGCCATGCTGGCAGCAAGTCTGCTAATTCAGGCTGCTACCAATATGTTTAACGAATATTATGATTTCAAAAGAGGGCTTGATACGGAAGACTCTGTTGGAATCGGCGGAGCGATTGTCCGTGAAGGAATCAAACCAAAAACGGTCCTGAATTTGGCTTTTGGGCTTTACGGGATTTCGATATTACTTGGTTTCTATATTTGCATGAACACAAGCTGGTGGATTGCAGCAATCGGACTTGCCTCCATGGCAGTAGGATATTTATATACAGGCGGTCCTCTTCCGATTGCCTACACACCATTTGGTGAATTATTCGCAGGTTTTTTCATGGGCATGCTAATCATTCTTATATCTTTCTATATCCAGGCAGGAACCGTAACCGCAACAAGTGTTTTAGTTTCGTTCCCTATATTGATTCTTGTTGGCGCCATTCTGCTGGCCAATAATATCAGGGACTTGGATGGCGACAAGAAGTTCGGCCGTAAGACATTGGCTATTCTTTTAGGAAAAAAAGGAGCGATTAACCTGCTTGCCGGTATGTTCATCGTGTCTTATGCATGGGTCTTCATATTAATCGCCATAAGCATCATAACACCATGGCTTGCTATCGTTGTCCTTAGTGCGCCTAAGGCCATTAAAGCAACGAAAGGCTTCATCGGCAATACACTTCCGATGCAAATGATGCCTGCGATGAAAGCAACTGCACAGACAAATACAATCTTTGGCTTCCTTTTATCAGTAGGCCTGTTCCTCGGATATCTACTATAA
- a CDS encoding isochorismate synthase, whose product MVTIQDTELKEGIQEAIERAKALSKPVLVSEVKKINHIDPLSFYAAGKSRFFGERFFWKDPSSEAYIIGLGICRQIQSDENIDRFNRVEKEWKRFINNSIIFNSYNENATGPVMFGGFSFDPLKQKTKLWSKYSNSLFHVPAYMYSEINGQAFLTTNVVCTQHDSESLFEKIAAERSMLIGSINDYHPESANTLQEEADINPEKWMETVDEIVDELKSGSLLKKVVLARESRLIYEKPIEIERVLQNLMKMQSESFIFAFESNGDCFIGASPERLIKKYGENVFTTCLAGSIPRGKSEEDDHILGETLLHDQKNLTEHQYVVDMIKEAMEESCTEVELPNEPQLMKMRDIQHLYTPVIGKTKEDASLLALVDRLHPTPALGGLPKREAVEKIREAEELDRGFYAAPLGWMDFRGNGEYAVAIRSGLIQGNEASLFAGCGVVQDSNAESEYQETKIKFRPMLTALGGYEK is encoded by the coding sequence TTGGTTACGATACAAGATACGGAACTAAAAGAAGGGATCCAGGAGGCGATTGAGAGGGCCAAAGCCTTATCAAAGCCTGTTTTAGTGAGTGAAGTGAAAAAAATAAATCATATAGACCCCCTTTCTTTTTATGCGGCAGGAAAGAGCCGTTTTTTTGGTGAACGCTTTTTCTGGAAGGATCCTTCCAGTGAAGCTTATATAATCGGGCTTGGCATCTGCAGGCAAATCCAGTCAGACGAAAATATAGACAGATTTAATCGGGTTGAAAAGGAATGGAAGCGTTTTATTAATAACAGTATTATTTTTAACTCTTATAATGAAAATGCAACCGGGCCCGTAATGTTTGGCGGTTTTTCTTTTGACCCGCTGAAGCAGAAAACAAAGCTTTGGTCGAAGTATTCCAATTCCCTTTTTCATGTGCCGGCTTATATGTACAGTGAAATCAATGGACAAGCTTTTTTGACAACAAATGTTGTCTGTACACAGCATGATAGTGAATCACTTTTTGAAAAGATAGCCGCTGAAAGAAGCATGCTAATAGGTTCAATTAATGATTATCATCCTGAGAGTGCAAACACTCTTCAGGAAGAAGCGGATATCAATCCTGAAAAATGGATGGAGACAGTGGATGAAATTGTTGATGAACTAAAATCAGGATCCCTATTAAAAAAGGTTGTGCTTGCGAGGGAATCCAGGCTCATTTATGAAAAGCCGATTGAGATTGAAAGAGTTCTTCAGAATTTGATGAAAATGCAGAGTGAAAGCTTTATCTTTGCGTTTGAATCGAACGGTGACTGCTTTATTGGAGCCTCTCCTGAACGACTTATAAAAAAATACGGGGAAAACGTGTTTACAACTTGTCTGGCAGGTTCCATCCCCAGAGGCAAATCGGAAGAAGATGATCATATCCTTGGAGAAACATTACTGCATGATCAAAAGAACTTGACTGAACATCAATATGTGGTGGATATGATAAAGGAAGCTATGGAAGAATCCTGCACAGAAGTTGAACTGCCGAATGAACCACAGCTGATGAAGATGCGGGATATTCAGCACCTATATACCCCTGTAATAGGAAAGACCAAGGAAGATGCTTCACTTCTTGCTTTAGTCGACCGTCTTCACCCGACTCCTGCTCTTGGAGGCCTGCCTAAAAGAGAAGCTGTAGAAAAAATCAGAGAAGCAGAAGAACTGGATCGCGGCTTTTATGCTGCTCCGTTAGGATGGATGGATTTTAGAGGAAATGGCGAATATGCTGTTGCGATAAGGTCCGGTTTAATTCAGGGGAATGAGGCATCCTTATTTGCAGGCTGTGGAGTAGTACAGGATTCAAATGCCGAAAGCGAATACCAGGAAACAAAGATTAAATTCCGGCCTATGCTTACGGCTCTTGGGGGTTATGAAAAGTGA
- the menD gene encoding 2-succinyl-5-enolpyruvyl-6-hydroxy-3-cyclohexene-1-carboxylic-acid synthase, whose amino-acid sequence MNHQEALTSYIAAFVAELVKSGVEDVVVSPGSRSTPMAMVMAEHPALRVHIHVDERSAAFFALGIAKASQKPAALLCTSGTAAANYYPAIVEARYSRVPLIVLTADRPHELRDVGAPQAIDQIHLYGNNVKWFVEMAPPENSAEMLRYARTVCARAASAAKSSPAGPVHLNFPFREPLVPKLDRADLFELSERTEGYVNIQGGKLCLPNEEYKEMAQILNSAHKGIIICGHLEKSGFPAAVIKLAEKLNFPIIADPLSQLRSGLHDGSFIMDAYDTFLKNDDAKKALKPDVIIRFGAMPVSKPLSIFMKENSTARQIIVDGGGGWRDPSLLSTEMIHCDELLFCESVTSYLNTSENDEFIALWKKINELTRVKLADINEADEMSEGKLFFQLAEMLPEGSTLFVGNSMPIRDLDTFFHFNQKGIKVMANRGANGIDGTVSTALGAGMASQPLYLVLGDLTFFHDLNGLIASKLYGIDINILLINNNGGGIFSFLPQANYPNNFEKLFGTPLDLDFSHAIKMFGGQYDLISDWEHFISAFKRNMDIPGLKVMEITTNRDRNLTEHRELWNSVSREISRLLEG is encoded by the coding sequence GTGAATCATCAGGAAGCTTTAACTTCATATATAGCCGCATTTGTGGCTGAATTAGTAAAAAGCGGGGTAGAGGATGTCGTGGTCAGTCCCGGCTCCCGTTCTACCCCAATGGCAATGGTAATGGCAGAGCATCCGGCGCTTCGTGTGCATATTCATGTAGACGAGCGTTCGGCTGCCTTTTTTGCGTTGGGCATTGCTAAAGCATCCCAGAAACCGGCAGCTTTGCTGTGTACATCCGGAACAGCTGCTGCCAATTACTACCCGGCCATTGTGGAAGCCAGGTATTCCAGGGTGCCGCTAATCGTGCTTACAGCGGACCGGCCTCATGAACTAAGGGACGTAGGCGCTCCACAGGCGATCGATCAAATCCATTTGTATGGTAATAATGTAAAGTGGTTTGTTGAAATGGCCCCTCCCGAGAATTCTGCAGAAATGCTTCGTTATGCCCGGACAGTATGTGCGAGAGCTGCTTCCGCCGCAAAGAGTTCACCGGCTGGACCTGTTCATCTTAATTTCCCTTTCCGTGAGCCGCTAGTTCCGAAGCTGGATCGTGCTGATTTATTCGAGCTTAGTGAACGGACGGAAGGGTATGTAAATATTCAGGGTGGCAAGCTTTGTTTGCCTAACGAAGAGTACAAAGAAATGGCACAGATCTTAAACTCTGCCCATAAAGGGATTATAATCTGCGGCCATCTGGAAAAGTCCGGCTTTCCGGCTGCCGTTATTAAACTGGCGGAAAAGCTGAACTTTCCGATCATTGCCGATCCATTATCACAGTTGAGAAGCGGACTGCACGATGGCAGCTTCATTATGGATGCATATGATACCTTTTTGAAAAATGACGATGCAAAAAAAGCGCTTAAGCCGGATGTTATCATTCGCTTCGGTGCTATGCCTGTATCAAAGCCATTGTCCATTTTCATGAAAGAAAACAGTACTGCCCGGCAGATTATTGTTGATGGAGGCGGCGGATGGCGTGATCCTTCACTGCTCTCGACCGAAATGATTCATTGCGATGAGCTGCTGTTCTGTGAATCTGTCACGTCATATTTAAACACCTCAGAAAATGATGAATTCATTGCACTTTGGAAAAAAATCAATGAACTTACAAGAGTGAAGCTTGCTGATATTAATGAAGCAGATGAAATGAGCGAGGGTAAATTGTTTTTCCAGCTCGCTGAAATGCTTCCAGAAGGCTCAACCTTATTTGTAGGAAACAGTATGCCTATACGGGATCTGGATACTTTTTTCCATTTTAATCAAAAAGGCATTAAAGTAATGGCTAACAGGGGAGCAAATGGCATTGATGGCACTGTTTCAACTGCTCTTGGTGCCGGGATGGCTTCTCAGCCGCTCTATCTTGTGCTCGGTGATTTAACCTTCTTTCATGATTTAAATGGTTTAATTGCCTCTAAGCTGTATGGAATTGATATTAATATTTTGCTGATTAATAATAATGGAGGCGGAATCTTCTCATTTCTTCCTCAGGCGAATTATCCCAATAACTTTGAAAAACTGTTCGGAACACCGCTGGATCTTGATTTCAGCCATGCCATTAAGATGTTTGGCGGACAATATGATTTAATATCAGATTGGGAACATTTTATTTCCGCCTTCAAACGGAACATGGACATACCTGGCTTGAAGGTAATGGAAATTACGACAAATCGGGACAGGAATTTAACCGAGCATCGAGAATTGTGGAATTCTGTTTCCCGGGAAATAAGTCGATTGCTGGAAGGGTGA
- the menH gene encoding 2-succinyl-6-hydroxy-2,4-cyclohexadiene-1-carboxylate synthase, whose translation MKYVMNGVHYNVDTWGKGFPLLLLHGFTGNSEGWKEFAPFWKGHSKAIALDIIGHGKSGAPSDIGHYQIEECAAVINSLLEKMGIEKIDVLGYSMGGRLALTFAVKYPEKIRTLILESASPGLRTEEERHERKVQDARLADRIRKEGVVDFIGYWENIPLFQSQRNLPEQIRTRIRNQRMANSIVGLANSLNGMGTGSQPSWWGELGNLKMPVLLLTGELDQKFCRIAEEMSKALPNVQWKSVKNAGHAIHVEKPELFGTIVSGFLSQSGEINTKAVKIEE comes from the coding sequence ATGAAATATGTCATGAATGGGGTTCACTATAATGTCGATACGTGGGGTAAGGGATTTCCGCTTCTTCTCCTTCATGGCTTCACAGGAAATAGTGAGGGCTGGAAAGAGTTCGCTCCCTTCTGGAAAGGACATTCGAAAGCCATTGCTTTGGACATAATCGGGCATGGGAAGTCTGGAGCCCCATCTGATATTGGCCATTATCAAATAGAAGAGTGTGCCGCTGTGATAAACAGTCTCTTAGAAAAGATGGGAATCGAGAAAATTGATGTTCTTGGATATTCCATGGGGGGGCGGCTTGCGCTGACTTTTGCAGTTAAATATCCTGAAAAAATCCGCACGCTGATTTTGGAAAGTGCTTCCCCAGGGCTTAGGACAGAAGAAGAAAGGCATGAAAGAAAAGTGCAGGATGCCAGGCTGGCTGACAGAATCAGGAAGGAAGGCGTTGTGGATTTTATCGGCTATTGGGAGAATATCCCGTTATTTCAGAGCCAAAGGAATCTTCCTGAACAAATCCGCACACGAATAAGGAATCAGCGTATGGCCAATTCTATTGTTGGTCTGGCAAACAGCCTGAATGGAATGGGCACCGGCTCACAGCCATCCTGGTGGGGGGAGCTCGGTAATCTGAAAATGCCAGTCCTTCTATTGACCGGGGAGCTGGACCAAAAATTCTGCAGAATTGCAGAAGAGATGTCGAAAGCATTGCCAAATGTTCAGTGGAAGTCCGTCAAAAATGCAGGACATGCAATTCATGTGGAGAAACCTGAATTATTTGGTACAATAGTAAGTGGGTTTTTGTCGCAATCAGGGGAGATTAATACAAAAGCAGTAAAGATTGAGGAATGA
- the menB gene encoding 1,4-dihydroxy-2-naphthoyl-CoA synthase, which produces MSAVEWVAGKKYEEIMYETYNGIAKITINRPQVHNAFTPRTVMELIDAFAYARDDENVGVIVLTGAGDKAFCSGGDQSVRGHGGYVGDDQIPRLNVLDLQRLIRVIPKPVIAMVKGYAIGGGHVLHIVCDLTIAADNAVFGQTGPKVGSFDAGYGSGYLARIVGHKKAREIWYLCRQYGAQEALDMGLVNTVVPLEKVEEETIQWCEEILEKSPTAIRFLKAAFNADTDGLAGIQQFAGDATLLYYTTDEAKEGRDAFKEKRKPDFGQFPRFP; this is translated from the coding sequence ATGTCAGCTGTAGAATGGGTTGCAGGAAAAAAGTACGAAGAGATTATGTATGAAACATACAATGGAATAGCGAAAATTACTATTAACAGACCGCAAGTCCACAATGCCTTTACTCCAAGAACGGTAATGGAATTAATTGATGCATTTGCGTACGCGCGTGATGATGAAAATGTAGGTGTTATTGTCCTAACTGGTGCTGGAGACAAAGCATTTTGTTCAGGCGGAGACCAATCTGTCAGAGGACATGGCGGATATGTAGGGGATGACCAGATCCCTCGTTTAAATGTTTTGGATCTTCAGCGCTTAATCCGTGTCATTCCTAAACCGGTTATTGCGATGGTAAAAGGCTATGCGATTGGCGGAGGACATGTCCTTCATATCGTATGTGACTTAACGATTGCAGCTGATAACGCTGTATTTGGACAAACAGGACCTAAAGTGGGAAGCTTCGATGCAGGTTACGGTTCAGGATATCTTGCAAGAATCGTCGGCCATAAGAAAGCACGCGAAATTTGGTATCTGTGCCGCCAGTACGGAGCTCAGGAAGCTCTGGATATGGGTCTTGTTAATACAGTTGTTCCGCTTGAGAAAGTGGAAGAAGAAACAATTCAGTGGTGTGAAGAAATTCTGGAGAAGAGCCCGACTGCTATCCGTTTCTTGAAGGCTGCCTTCAACGCGGATACAGATGGACTTGCTGGAATCCAGCAATTCGCCGGTGACGCAACCCTTCTATACTATACAACGGATGAAGCGAAGGAAGGCCGTGACGCATTCAAAGAAAAGCGTAAACCGGACTTTGGTCAATTCCCGCGTTTCCCTTGA